cacaaaagcaactcaaatatcGAAATTGCGAACTAGCTAGCTGAGGCTCCCcattcgcaaatgtgaaccaaTTTGTTCGCGTTCGCAAATACGAACCTGACAGTTTCCTAGCatatatcgcaaatgcgatttccCTCCTCTCAAATATGATATCACAAATGTGAACCATATCTCGAAAATACGAAATTAGAAGCACCAGCAAATCTGAATCTTCCACAAAGCTCTCCGAAACgcgtccgaaactcacctgagccctcggggctccacaccaaacatccacacaagtatAAGGACATCATATGAACTTGATCACACgataaaaacatcaaaataacatctagaaccgCGAATCGgatatcaaaatgcatgaaattcTACATGAAACTCAAGAACTTTTAAAAAATACAATCGCGCGTCcaattcctatcaaatcaactcagaatgcaaccaaattttgcatacaaggtGCAAAAAATataacagacctattccaagtcccaaaacaaaaatccaaaccCGATAACCATAAAGTCAAACCATAGTTAAACCTAAAGaatttctaaaccttcaaattaccAACTTCGGCAAAATAAGCCAAATCaacctagggacctccgaattcagttctaggcatacgcccaagtccaaaaattatgAGACGAACCTATTAGATCCATCAAATACCGTTCCGGTGTTGTTTACAAAAGTcaaacttcggtcaatattttcaacttaaacttctaaaatgagaatcacTCATCCAAATCAATCCTGAAACATCGAAAGATCGAATTCAACTATACACGCAAGTCATATTATATAATATGAAGTCACCCAAGACCTCGAACCATAGAACGAAATGTTAAAGCCCAAAACGACCGTTCGGATCGTCACAACATGTTCTAGCATGGTGGGAAGtaataagaaatgaattttagCCTTAGAAGACAACAACACTTAGGAAATTATTAAATTATATGTAGGTAAGAAGCCCATTGGTTGTAAATAGGTTTATAAGATCAAATATATAGCATATGGTAGCATGAAAAGATACAAGGCAAGGCTTGTGATTGGAGGTGACACACAGGTTAAAGAGGTGGATTTCATTGAAACATTTTCACCTACAGTCAAATTGTCTATTGTCAAATATCTCATAGATGTACCTATTAAGAATGGTTGGTCCTTATTTCATCTTGATGTGAATAATTCTCTCCTTCGTGGTGATTTGAATGAGGAAGTCTATATGAAACTGCCTCAAGGTCTTTtaatttcatcttcttcctcataTGCCCATCAAGTTTGCAAGCTAAAGAAATTCCTTTATGGATTAAGACAAGCTTCCAGACAATGATATGTCAAGTTATCTCAAGCTTTGTATTCAAGAGGGTACACTGATTCCCTAAATTAGTATTCACTATTTGTAACAGGGTCTCCTGGTGATATGGTCATTCTTGCTGTCTATATAGATGATATCATCTTGACAGAGGACAATTTTTGTTGAGATTTTAGCCTTAAAGCAGTTTTGGATAGTGAATTTAAGATCAAAGATCTGGGTCTTCAACATTACTTTTTGGGCATTGAGGTCACCACATCTCCTAGTTAGATTTGAACTCTAAGTTGAGGGTTGATGTTGGGGAGTTAGATAGCCTGAGCGATACAAGAGTTTGATTGGGAAACTATTGTTTTTGACTCATACCATGCCTGATCTCTGCTTTAGTGTGCAACACTTGAGTCAATTTTTGCAAAAACTTCGACTGCCTCATATGTCTGCTACTTTACACGTGTTGAGGTATATGGAGGGTATCATTGATGCTGGAATGTTTTACTCCAACTCTCCTGGCTACACTCTTATAGCTTATTTTGATAGTAACTGTGCAGTTTGTCCTGATACACGCAAATCTGTGTATGGTTTTTGTGTTTTTTGGGTGATTTTTTGATGGTATTGAAGTCGAAAAACAACCAGTTGTTTCCTTTTCTTCTACTAAAGCTGAGTATAGGGCTTTTAGGAAAGTGTTAGCTAAACCCACATGGTTGACCAGATTATTGGCTGGCATTTCTATTGATGTTTCTCATTTTGTTTACtccttccgtttcaatttatgtgaactcatttgactggacacggagtttaagaaaaaagagaagacttttgaatttgtggtgtaaaatgaggcacatatattttgtgtggctataaatcattgcataaaggtaaattgtttccaaataaggaaagggatcattctttttggcacggaccaaaaaggaaataggttcacataaattgaaacggagggagtatgttTTTTATGATAATCAGGCTGCAATATGCATTGGTAAGAATCCAATTTTTCATGAGCGGACTAAACACATAGAGGTGGACTGCCACTTTATCCCGAAGAAGTTAGCAGAGGGTTTGATCCAGTTGTTCCATGTGTCCACTTCCACTCACCTTGCAGACATCTTTACCAAGCCATTGACTGGAGTATTTCACTACTCTTTTTTGTCCGGGTTTGTTGGGGGGTGGGGGGAGGAAGGGTTTGGTGGTGGAATATCTAACTACTTAGCTTCAGGTTCAAACAAGAAGCTTTGAAGGCATGACCCAATGCTATATTATTTGTAAATGGTCACATATCAATTGTACATATTTTAGtcttgttttctaattttaacaTAATGGTTACTAGTTGTAATCGGACCGGATATAAATAAGAATGCGTCGCTAGATATTTTCTTTGGCTGGAATATTTTctctcgaagaagaagaagaaaaaaaaaagaagaagcttaATTATATTTTGTCAAATCCAATTCGGTTTAGGATATTTACAACTAGTAATATAAGTATTGATCATCAAAATgtgatttctttttcttcatttttcatctgAGTCGaacttcaaataatattaaagcatattttgatatattgaTATTGACTAGCAACAATTCCACAGCAATGAGCACCACCGGCTTTTGATGTGCATTCTAATTGTTAGATTTTTGCTGATAGGAACCAAGCTGGTTATGAAAACTAATCGTATTATACTACTATTCAGTAAAGAGATAAAATTCTAGTTATTTGATTGGAAAAAGTGCATGATTAACCTAGGTTAATTCTTTCTTTAGCCTCAAGAAATTCAAATTGGAAGTACAAAACAAAAATGGGTCGTTTGCGGACATGCAAAAGGGAATATTTTAGCACGTAGAGAAATTTGCCTTCTATATTATGCGTGTTTAATATGCTCTTGCAGTCCTGCTATTAGTTCAATTGAATCTGCTTGTTTAATTCTTAATGAAATAACTAATCCACAAAAAAATATTTGGAAAGATATGTTAGATTACACGCTTATTAGTGCAACTACTGGTTTTTGTTTTAACTCATTGGTAAGCTCTTTATAATTCTACCCCTAACACTAGATTTTGCATTATTCTGAGTGATAGCACTAACTTTTTTCTCCTACTTAATTTTCTTGTTTTTTCATCTAATTTTCATATATTTAGTTGCTTTTTGTGTGTTATTTTGTCTTTCTTGGCACAATAACGATAATaaattttctgcaaaataaaataataaacataTGAAGAACTCTTGAATCATGTTAAGAAAATTCAACTATCTACTATAAAGGGAGAGCTGGGTGCAATATATTGAGTGAGAGAGAGAATTTTGCTTATATATACAATAAAAAATTTGGACTAAGAGGGCTGAAACAAAGTTAAAGAAATAGGTAGttgggaaaagaaaatgaaaaaatagttAGAGGGGAGGCGCGAAGCCGTTAGTGATTGTGGAGGACGCGGATCCTTCCCTCCAACCTGACAACCACCGAACAGCCGATTCCCTTTGCCTACATGGCTTTTCCCAACGATTGATTAATTTACTCAGTCcaaaatctatatatatacaaCTTGCATTTTCATTTCTTTCCATTAAACCCTAACCCCCATGAACTCCGATTGTCTCTCTGTTTTGTCTGTATATTAAATCGACAAATTCAACCCCTGGTTTATGTAATAGCAGTGCGACTTCATTTTGACCGATCGATTTGATCGATCGGTTTTTTAGTTTCTTTCTATTGGTTTTGTTTACAATAAATAATAGTAGAACCTTAGGAAGATGTCGAAATTGTATGGAGGGGATTTCAATCAGAAGATAGATTACGTGTTCAAGGTGGTGCTGATCGGGGATTCTGCGGTTGGGAAATCGCAGCTATTGGCCCGGTTTTCGAGGAATGAGTTTAGTCTTGATTCTAAGGCCACCATCGGTGTTGAATTCCAGACGAGGACTTTAGATATCGATCATAAGACTGTCAAGGCTCAGATTTGGGACACTGCTGGTCAAGAAAGGTAATTTTACTTACAGTGATCAATGTAGATCTGTCAATCTCAAGATAATTGTGATTTAGTACTAAGTATCTACTTTTGATTTGTGAATTATGTGAATTGGTATTTGTTTGATATGGGTTTGATCAAATTGGTATCAGATATGCTATGTAAAGACTTAAAAGACTGTACTATGAGTCTGATATGCTTACTAAGGTGTATTCTTTTCGAGCTATGACCAGATATGTTTCTGTGTTTGATAAGAACTTTGTCTTTTAGAAGGGATATACAAGTAATAGTGAACCCCAAAATATGGAGTATTGGAATGAAACGGGTTCAAATTGAGCAAAATGATTACTTAGTATTCACATAACCGGCCCCATTTAGCTTGGAATTGTGGATATTGAGGAATCATATAAATTACCCCAATTAGATTAGCATTGTTTTAGATTGTAAAGGTTTGCCCTTTTTAATACATCTAATGCCTCGCCTCATATTCTGTGTTGGGTCATTTGATTCTTTATTATCTTTTTCGTACTCATGTTGTATCAATCCTAGTTTGAATTACCTTCCAAATTCTATTTCTTTTGTTGATAAAGTGTGCATTTTATTGATTTAATTGGGGATAACCCCATATAAAATGATACTATGTAATAGAACATGATCTAGATAAAAATGTGATCCTATACAAAAAAGACCCAATCATCTATACTAATTGGAATTTCATATTTCTCAAGGAATTTCTACATAAAACATAAATGATCTTCTTTTTTGATAAGTCCGGAAACATAAATGATCCTCTATTATGTACAAAAGAGTTTTCAACCCCTTCAAAAGTTATTTTCTTCCTTGTTTTCTGAATTTCCAAGTGAGTGCCAAAGGAACCATTTCCTCTGCTCTAGTCATCCTCCTTTTTCTGCTGACTACCCAACTTAGTAGCAAACTTTTAACAAAATATGGCATTAATCTTTCGATACCCAACATATTCCAAATTACTCCACAATCTGTGCGCAAGCTGAAATTTTAGCAGAAAGTCATTCAAATCTTCCGCTGATTTCTTGCACACAAAAAACCCAACTGATATGAGTTATATTCCCTTCTTGGATGTCATGATTGGCTATAGCCAAATACTATGACCTCAAATTATccgttcccccccccccccccaaaaccccCCAAACCTTCAACACACACAAAAGGAGTCCAGCAAGTCCTTGGAGGGTACATGTAGCTGTTTAATCAAGAGCATATATATCATTACCTTCATTGCCATGTCCATCTTTATGGAGTTGAGCCAAGAATTCCTTATGTTATTTCTTTGACTTGTTTAATTTGGTTGTTGTCAAGTTCTTTACCATTTTCTTGGGTTACTTTAATTTCTCAGTTTCTGCTGCCCTGGTTTTAAATTTATGAACTTCATAAATTAAAAGATAGCTATTAGTAGGTTTCTTTTCCAACCAGAGAATGGACAGGTGTCTGGGCTACCTAAAATTCTCACATAATTTAGTGTCATCCTGGGAACTCCTTCCCCTGGATTATAAGTTTTGCATTTGTAAGCCAGGTAGATGGAACTGTAGCTAAAGACAGTCTATGCTGGTACTGAACGACAGCTCCATGCAATTATGAACATAACCACATTGAGACAATCCAACTTTGATTCTGGGGAAAATGGTAGTTATAaattctatttcccttttctttttaggACTATGGGATATTTGCAGGTATCATTGTTATCAGTATTCTATATCACCTTGAGGAGAGAATGTATCTGCCTTGAGCCTTGAGGGGCTGTGAATACATGATATTTGGTGTAGAATGTCCAAAAACCAATTTTTTTTTGGTCAtaaaaaagaagaattatcttTTTTGATTAATACAACCATATGTGGAAGATATTTCTCTGTGAGACCAGTCAAGTGCAATGAACATCAGAATGCTTAAGAAGTTCAGTCCTGTTTGTAGGTTTTGCATTCGTGTGTGAAATGAGTACCCTCCtaagaatgaaaagaaagaaatggATTTCAATATGTATTTAACATAATTTCAATGTCATACTGAATTCGGGAACATAGAGAGCTGAACTGAATGTATTAAATACTTATGCTCAGTGCAATTTTAAAATCTGGACTATGATTCCTCTGGGTGTTTTCTTGTTAACCATTTGATTTTTGTTATGCGCCCCTCAGGAGAGAAATTAAGAGTCACATCACAAAGGCAATATGTGTGGTGATTGATGACTGAATGCCCGTAGAAATGCTTTAATACCAAACATGAATGTGAAGTGAGGAGAgagttgcaaaaagaaaaaagaaactgaAGCATAAAAGATAGTTGACAATTCGACATAGTCCGGTAACTACTAATCAGATGGTGGACACCCTTTACCTTTTAATGATATGAGAACAAAGATGTGCTATGCATAACTTAGTAGTTGTTTTGTTCTATATACGTGCACTATTATGGTCATGCATGATTATGATTGTGCTTGTCGCAAGAAAGCTGCTATTTTCCAGATGCTCCATGTGCCCTTTTGGGTCTCAAAACTTATGTTTGGTGTGTGGCTCCAGATATAGGGCAGTAACAAGTGCATACTACCGAGGTGCTGTTGGAGCAATGCTGGTCTATGACATCACCAAACGTCAATCTTTTGATCATGTTGCTAGGTGGTTGGAGGAACTGCGGGGCCATGCTGATAAGAACATTGTCATCATGCTTGTAGGCAACAAAACTGACCTGGGTAGTCTTCGCGCTGTACCTACTGAGGACGCAAAAGAGTTTGCTGAGAA
This genomic stretch from Nicotiana sylvestris chromosome 9, ASM39365v2, whole genome shotgun sequence harbors:
- the LOC104245618 gene encoding ras-related protein RGP1-like, with product MSKLYGGDFNQKIDYVFKVVLIGDSAVGKSQLLARFSRNEFSLDSKATIGVEFQTRTLDIDHKTVKAQIWDTAGQERYRAVTSAYYRGAVGAMLVYDITKRQSFDHVARWLEELRGHADKNIVIMLVGNKTDLGSLRAVPTEDAKEFAEKENLFFIETSALEATNVETVFVNVLTEIYRVVSKKSLVANEAESAGSSALLRGKEIVVPGQEPVPNGGSYSCCRSS